The stretch of DNA TTACTAATATGTAGTATATTTTTTGATTTTAAATAAACAGATCATTAAGAGATAGAATAGAAAGGAATGTAAAAATAGTGTCTTCATGAATTGATTTAATATATATCATAATTTCGCATAATATATATTCTGGAAACAAATAGCATGAAAAATACCAGGAAATCTGCGGATTTAAATTTTAATATAACATTTTGTAAATTATTAAAGATTAAGTTTAATAAGCTTGGATTGACGATTAAAACTGAATTTAAAATTACAATTAGGAATTATGATACTAAAGTAAAATTCAAGCCATCATAGGCTGGTTCAACATTGGGCGGACAATAAGATTTCAATTCATCATAATCCATTAAAGTCCCAAGATGTGTAAGTACAGCATGTTTTGGTTTAACCCTTTTAATCCATTCTAAGGCAAGGTCAACATGCGCATGTGTTTGATGTGCTTCCCATAATAAACAATCGACAATCCATAAATCCAAATTATGTAAATATTGGAAAGATTGTTCTGGTATTTTCACAACATCAGTTGAATAAGCCATATTTCCAATTCTATACCCTAAAGTTTTGGTGTTTGGTCCATGATTTTGTTCAAATGGAATTACCTCGATATCATCAATATAAAAAGATTCTGTTACAATATGTGGATTTAAAAATGGTTTATATAAATTCCATGAACCTTTATGTGTTTGATTAAATATGTAATTAAATTTAATTTTTAATTCTTCTATAGTTTCTTGGTCACCATAACAATTAAAAGGTTGATCCTTTAAAGGTCGTGGCATAAAACGTATATCATCTATCCCATGACAATGATCCGCATGTGCATGGGTAAAAAGAATTGCATCTAATTTTTTGACATTTGCATCTAATAATTGGCTTCGCAAATCGGGGGATGCATCAATTAAGATAACTTTATTTTTAATTTCTACCAGTAAAGATACACGACGTCTTCGGTTTTTTGGGTTATTGGGATTACATTTCCCCCAATTGCCGTTAATAAGAGGTACACCGCCAGAACCACCAGACCCAAGAATAGTAACTTTCATTATATTATTTCTGCCTTATTAAACAAATTCAGAAAATTGTCGTGCGTTATTTTAATAAAATCATTAAGAGGTATCATCAACAAATTTGCCATAAATTCTGCCACATATTTAACATAGGCTGGTTGGTTAATTTGGCCCCTTTTGGGTACAGGCGCTAAATATGGGGAATCTGTTTCAATTAAAATTTTATCTAATGGAATGGTTTTTGCTATATCACGTAAATTTTGTGCATTTTTAAATGTTATAATGCCTGAAAAAGAAATATAAAAACCAAGATCGATAGCTTTTTGGGCCAGATCAGATCCTGCTGTAAAGCAATGAATAACACCTGTAATTTTTTGTTTTTGATTAAATTCTGTAAGCAAATCGATCATATCGTGATCGGCATTTCGGCTATGAATAATTAAAGGTAAGCCCGTGATTTGGGCAGCTTTTAAATGGGTCATAAAACATTCTTTTTGCAAATCTATCGGTGCATTGTCATAATAATAATCCAATCCACATTCACCAATACCGATAACTTTTTTCTGATTGGAAAAATTAACAAGTGTTTCTAAATCAAAGGGTTCATTTTCGACTTCATGGGGATGGGTACCAATTGAACAAAAAACATTTTCAAATTTTTCTGTCAATTGATGGATATCATTAAAATTATGTCTACTTGTGCAAATTGTTAACAAAACATTGACAGAAGAATTATGGGCATTGTTTATAATTTGATCAAGATCAATATCTTTTTTTATTAAATCCAGATGACAATGGCTATCAATTAGCATAATACCCTATTCTTCTAAAAGAATTTTTGGAAAAATTGGCATAGGTTTAGGTAAAATAATCCCAGATTTTATAGGTATATGAAAGAAATTAAAGTTTCGTTCATTTTTTTCTTGTCCTACTTGATCCAATAAAAGATTAGCTGATTGTGGGATAAAAGGTTGAATAATAATTCCTAAACGGCGGATCACTTCAACTAAGGTATATAAAACCGTATGAAATCTATTTAAATCATTTTTTCTTAAATTCCATGGGGCTTGCGTATCAACATAACGATTAGCAGCACCCACGACAGCAAAAATACTTTCTAAAGATTTATGAAAAGCTTGGTTAATTAATAATTCTTTTCTAACGTTATTTAAAAGCTGTTCAGATAGATTTAATAAATCATTATCACTTTCAAGTTTTTGCTCGCATTCAGGAACGACACCATTACAATTTTTGTTAATAATGGATAAAACACGTTGGGCAAGATTACCAAGGTCATTGGCGAGTTCGCTATTGCTTCTATTTAAAATCGCTTGATGTGAAAAATCACCATCATTTCCAAATGGAACTTCACGCAATAAAAAATATCGTGTCTGATCAAGACCATATTTTTCAACGAGGTTAAAAGGATTAATAACATTGCCCAGGGATTTAGAAATTTTTTCACCTTCATTAGTCCACCATCCATGAGCAAAAACCCTTTTGGGCAAGGGTAATTGGGCAGCCATT from Alphaproteobacteria bacterium encodes:
- a CDS encoding MBL fold metallo-hydrolase; amino-acid sequence: MKVTILGSGGSGGVPLINGNWGKCNPNNPKNRRRRVSLLVEIKNKVILIDASPDLRSQLLDANVKKLDAILFTHAHADHCHGIDDIRFMPRPLKDQPFNCYGDQETIEELKIKFNYIFNQTHKGSWNLYKPFLNPHIVTESFYIDDIEVIPFEQNHGPNTKTLGYRIGNMAYSTDVVKIPEQSFQYLHNLDLWIVDCLLWEAHQTHAHVDLALEWIKRVKPKHAVLTHLGTLMDYDELKSYCPPNVEPAYDGLNFTLVS
- a CDS encoding TatD family hydrolase, whose product is MLIDSHCHLDLIKKDIDLDQIINNAHNSSVNVLLTICTSRHNFNDIHQLTEKFENVFCSIGTHPHEVENEPFDLETLVNFSNQKKVIGIGECGLDYYYDNAPIDLQKECFMTHLKAAQITGLPLIIHSRNADHDMIDLLTEFNQKQKITGVIHCFTAGSDLAQKAIDLGFYISFSGIITFKNAQNLRDIAKTIPLDKILIETDSPYLAPVPKRGQINQPAYVKYVAEFMANLLMIPLNDFIKITHDNFLNLFNKAEII